The stretch of DNA CCTGTTTGTTTCTGGCGGCCCCATGCGATCCGGCAAGGATCCGACGACTGGCCGGTCGCTGAACCTCGCCTCCGTGTTTGAGGCCGTGGGCCAGCTATCTGCCAATACAATCACCGAGGAACAGCTCAGCACGATTGAAAAAAATGCCTGTCCCACCTGCGGCTCCTGCTCCGGCATGTTCACCGCCAATTCCATGAACTGCCTGTGCGAGGCCCTGGGCTGGGCGCTGCCGGGCAATGGTTCCATCCTGGCCACAGATCCGGCACGTGATGCGCTGTTTGAACGGGCTGGCCGGACCATCGTGCGGCTGGTGCGGGACAATGTGCGGCCATCGGACCTTTTGACACGTGAGGCTTTTGAAAACGCGCTGGCGCTGGACATGGCCATGGGCGGATCTTCCAACACCATCTTGCACACCATTGCAGTGGCGCATGAGGCTGGAGTGCCGCTGACCATGGCAGACTTCAATGCCATCGCCGAGCGGGTTCCCCACATCTGCAAAGTGGCTCCGTCAGGTCATTATTACATGGAGGACGTGGACCGTGCCGGCGGCATCATGGCCATATTGAAGACACTGCAAAAGAAGCCGGGTGTCCTTCATGAGGATGCTTTCACCGTGAGTGGCCTAACCATCGGTGAAACCATCTCCGCTGCGGAAGTGAAGGACGATGACGTCATCCGGCCTATCGAAAGGGCACACTCGCCGAAGGGCGGGCTGGCGGTGCTGTATGGCAACATCGCGCCGGATGGGTGTGTGGTGAAGACGGCAGGGGTGAATCCAAGCATGATGGAATTCACCGGGAAGGCGGTCATCTTTGAATCGCAGGAGGAGGCCCATGTGGGCATCCTGGGCGGGCGCGTGAATGCTGGAGACGTGGTGGTGATCCGTTACGAAGGTCCACGCGGCGGCCCCGGCATGCAGGAGATGCTCGCGCCCACGGCGGCAATCGCCGGGCGTGGATTGGGCGATTCCGTGGCCTTAATCACAGATGGCCGTTTTTCTGGGGCGACACGCGGCGGGGCCATCGGCCATGTATCGCCTGAAGCGGCGGCAGGTGGTCCCATAGCATTGATTGAGGCCGGTGATCTCATTGAGATCAACATCCCTGCACGAACCATCCGCATGCTGGTTTCAGACGAAGTGCTGGAAGAGCGCCGGGGCGGATGGACTCCGCCAGCCCCCAAGGCGCGGACGGGTTACCTAGCAAGGTATGCAGCGATGGTGGGGAGCGCGGACACAGGAGCCATTTTGCGAGTGTAAGACCCCAAAAATCGATGCGACAGCCTTATAACCAGCCGAGGCTTTTCAAGAACTCATCCATCTTCTTGACCGTCTCAGCATACAAGGTCGCGTCTTTGAACATGTAAGTGTGGATGGCATTCTCCGGCGCGACAAACTCAATCCGGTTACCGGCTTTGCGCATGGCGGCATCAAAGTCTCGGGCGCCTTTGATGGGGGTGACGGTATCACCGGTGCCGTGGAAAAGCAGCGTGGGCGGCAGTGAGGGGCGTACCTGGTGCGCAGGTGAAAGCACCTGCCAGCGGTCGCCGATCTTGGCCTGGCCATAGCCTTCCTTGGAAGTATCAATGACGGGCGAGAAAAGGATCAGCGCATTGGGCGCACAGGAGATGAGCAGATTTTCATCTTCATGATCCACGCCAGGAAACATGGCGGTGGCAGCGGCGAGATGGCCACCAGCGGAAGCGCCATTGGCGACGATCTTATCCGGATCAATGCCGAGTTCGGCCGCATGGGTGCGGATGTAACGAAGAGCGGCGCGAGCATCTTTGACACAGCCAAAAACAGAGACAGGACCGCCGGCTTTGTATAAACGATACTGGACGCTGATGCCCACCATGCCGAGCTTGGCGCAGTGGTCCGCAAAGGGATACATGCTGCGCGTGGAGCCGCTGGTCCAGCCACCACCATGGATGGAGACAAAGCAGGCGCGCCTGTCGCCTTTCTTCAGGCCGGCTGGCTCGAAAATGTCGAGGCCCAGCTCCACATCGCCGATCTTTTTGTAGATCACGCGACGGGTGGGGTTCATGCCTGCGGCGAGCTGGCTGAGATAGTTTGGCGTCGGTTTTTTGGCAGCCGGTTTTGCGGCCGCTGCGGTGACTTTGGGAGCCGGTTTGACACCTTTATATTTCGCGAGCTGGGCCTTGGTGGGCAGGATGGCGAAGTCACTCTCTTTGATGGTTAAATGCAGGGCCTGCTGCCAGCGATGCGGCATGAAGAGGTGCATGACGCCGTCTTCGGTAAAGGCATCCAGGTAGGAGCACTGAAAGTTGAATCCGCCGACGGCGAGGTTGTTTTCAACGGCATTGGCCATGACAAAGCGCGGCTCGCTCCAGCTATGGCCTTCATCGGTGGAGGTGGAGACCCAGACCTCTGAGCGTACCTTCATCGTCTCGGCCTTGTCATTGAGGTCGCGGGGATTGGTGGGCGGGAGCTTGTTGTGATGAAAGGCAACGAGGGTTTTTCCATCGGACA from Prosthecobacter sp. SYSU 5D2 encodes:
- the ilvD gene encoding dihydroxy-acid dehydratase, producing MAISDTIKRGAIRAPHRSLLRATGVIQSEDDWDKPFIAIANSFVQIIPGHAHLDVVGKKVREAVRAAGGVPFEFNTIGVDDGIAMGHGGMKYSLASREIIADSVETMLRAHCFDGVVCIPNCDKIVPGMMMGAARVNIPSLFVSGGPMRSGKDPTTGRSLNLASVFEAVGQLSANTITEEQLSTIEKNACPTCGSCSGMFTANSMNCLCEALGWALPGNGSILATDPARDALFERAGRTIVRLVRDNVRPSDLLTREAFENALALDMAMGGSSNTILHTIAVAHEAGVPLTMADFNAIAERVPHICKVAPSGHYYMEDVDRAGGIMAILKTLQKKPGVLHEDAFTVSGLTIGETISAAEVKDDDVIRPIERAHSPKGGLAVLYGNIAPDGCVVKTAGVNPSMMEFTGKAVIFESQEEAHVGILGGRVNAGDVVVIRYEGPRGGPGMQEMLAPTAAIAGRGLGDSVALITDGRFSGATRGGAIGHVSPEAAAGGPIALIEAGDLIEINIPARTIRMLVSDEVLEERRGGWTPPAPKARTGYLARYAAMVGSADTGAILRV